A single Rhodoflexus caldus DNA region contains:
- the tsaE gene encoding tRNA (adenosine(37)-N6)-threonylcarbamoyltransferase complex ATPase subunit type 1 TsaE produces the protein MDFAASKPCSQTLQLICRNIGELENIAHQIIRFAGNHTIWLFEGNLGAGKTTLIQAICKAWGVRENVSSPTFSLINEYLSPEAGTIFHFDFYRIKSETEAIDIGAEEYFYSGSPCLIEWGSRIPSLIPPKHLLISISTKTDFSRTIELCRYD, from the coding sequence ATGGATTTTGCAGCATCTAAACCTTGTTCACAAACCCTGCAACTGATTTGCCGCAACATAGGCGAATTGGAAAACATTGCTCATCAGATTATCCGATTTGCAGGCAACCATACTATTTGGTTATTTGAGGGCAATCTGGGTGCGGGAAAAACAACACTGATTCAAGCCATTTGCAAGGCATGGGGCGTGCGTGAAAACGTTTCCAGCCCGACTTTTTCATTAATCAATGAATACCTGTCGCCCGAAGCAGGCACCATATTTCATTTTGATTTTTATCGCATCAAAAGCGAAACAGAAGCTATAGATATTGGTGCGGAGGAGTATTTTTATTCAGGAAGCCCCTGTTTGATAGAATGGGGCAGCCGAATTCCTTCGCTGATTCCGCCTAAACATTTGCTTATTAGTATCAGTACTAAAACCGATTTTTCGCGCACAATAGAACTTTGCCGATATGACTGA
- a CDS encoding DUF2461 domain-containing protein, giving the protein MQKASLEFLSALKANNTREWFAENKPRYEQAAADFLALADGVLQQLAQSEPAFANQKAKDCVFRIYRDTRFSNDKTPYKIHLGAYFCKGGKQSPLAGYYLHIQPGESFIAGGCWMPPAPLLQAIRQEIDYNAAEFRAIVEAPAFVNRFGKLSGDSLKTAPKGYPKDHPEIEYLQKKSFVAMQPITDQQVLADDFEVQILAAFAAMQPLVDFLNRAAEEALHQ; this is encoded by the coding sequence ATGCAAAAAGCCTCTCTGGAATTTCTATCGGCGCTGAAGGCCAATAATACCCGCGAATGGTTTGCGGAAAACAAACCGCGTTATGAGCAGGCGGCTGCCGATTTTCTTGCGCTTGCTGACGGGGTGCTTCAGCAATTGGCACAATCTGAGCCCGCTTTTGCCAATCAGAAAGCCAAAGACTGTGTGTTTCGGATTTACCGCGATACCCGCTTTTCAAACGATAAAACGCCTTACAAAATACATCTGGGCGCTTATTTCTGCAAGGGTGGTAAGCAATCGCCATTGGCGGGTTATTATTTGCACATTCAGCCGGGCGAAAGTTTCATAGCCGGCGGTTGCTGGATGCCGCCCGCACCTTTGCTGCAAGCCATTCGGCAGGAGATTGACTACAACGCTGCCGAGTTTCGTGCCATTGTGGAAGCACCTGCCTTTGTCAATCGCTTTGGCAAACTTTCGGGCGACAGTTTGAAAACCGCTCCGAAAGGCTATCCGAAAGACCATCCCGAAATTGAGTATTTGCAGAAGAAGAGTTTTGTTGCCATGCAGCCAATAACCGACCAACAGGTACTTGCCGATGATTTTGAGGTGCAAATACTTGCAGCTTTTGCTGCCATGCAGCCACTGGTTGATTTTTTAAACCGCGCGGCAGAGGAAGCATTGCATCAGTAA
- a CDS encoding alanine dehydrogenase — protein sequence MTDHLKSEMKRLAQEHPLFHPQEMLVKVQESNKRLVIGLPKEIAYQENRIVLRPESVRVLVANGHEIYVESGAGLPSRYTDNDYSEAGAQIVYSPEEVFKADIVLKIDMPTLAEIEMMSPRATLISSLPLAKVTQEYLQAINRKKITALAYEMIEDEVGGLPLVRAMSEIAGSTVMLVAAELLSNTSGGKGIILGGITGVPPTKVLILGAGTVAEYAARAALGLGASVKVFDDNLYKLRRLKHSLGDQQIYTSTIEATTLARALKTTNVAIGALRHQDGRSICVVTEEMVSQMRPDSVIIDVSIDNGGCFETSRLTFHDAPTYRRYGVIHYCVPNIASRVARTATKAISNIFTPLLRRMGELGGVEEMIYIDHGFAKGVYSYSGELTNEYIGRKFHMKHKELSLIIAAATRQ from the coding sequence ATGACTGACCATCTGAAATCCGAAATGAAGCGGCTTGCACAGGAGCACCCCCTGTTCCATCCGCAGGAGATGCTTGTAAAAGTGCAGGAAAGTAATAAACGTCTGGTAATTGGCCTGCCCAAAGAAATAGCCTATCAGGAAAACAGAATTGTGCTGCGCCCCGAGTCGGTGCGGGTGCTGGTTGCCAATGGCCACGAAATATACGTAGAATCCGGGGCGGGCTTGCCATCACGCTATACCGACAACGACTACAGCGAAGCAGGCGCACAGATTGTCTACTCGCCCGAAGAAGTATTTAAGGCAGATATTGTGCTGAAAATAGACATGCCCACATTGGCAGAAATTGAGATGATGTCGCCCCGTGCCACGCTGATTTCATCGCTGCCTCTTGCAAAAGTTACGCAGGAATACCTCCAAGCCATCAATCGGAAAAAAATAACGGCGCTTGCCTATGAAATGATAGAGGATGAGGTAGGCGGGCTGCCGTTAGTACGAGCCATGAGCGAAATAGCAGGCAGCACCGTTATGTTGGTTGCAGCAGAGTTGTTAAGCAACACCAGCGGCGGAAAGGGCATCATATTGGGCGGTATCACGGGCGTTCCGCCAACCAAAGTACTGATTTTGGGTGCGGGCACGGTTGCCGAATATGCAGCCCGTGCAGCATTGGGCTTGGGCGCTTCGGTAAAAGTTTTTGACGATAATCTCTACAAACTGCGCCGCCTGAAGCACTCTCTTGGCGACCAGCAAATTTATACCTCCACCATTGAAGCCACCACATTGGCACGTGCCCTGAAAACCACTAACGTGGCCATAGGTGCGCTGCGCCATCAGGACGGGCGGTCAATCTGCGTTGTAACCGAAGAAATGGTCAGCCAGATGCGCCCCGATTCGGTTATCATAGACGTAAGCATAGACAATGGCGGTTGCTTCGAGACCTCGCGACTCACATTTCACGATGCCCCCACCTACCGCCGCTACGGCGTTATTCACTATTGCGTGCCCAATATTGCCTCCCGCGTGGCGCGCACGGCTACCAAAGCTATCAGCAATATTTTTACACCATTGCTTCGCCGCATGGGTGAATTGGGCGGCGTGGAAGAGATGATTTACATAGACCACGGCTTTGCCAAAGGTGTTTACAGTTATTCAGGAGAATTAACCAACGAGTACATTGGTCGCAAGTTCCATATGAAGCACAAAGAGTTGTCGCTGATTATTGCCGCCGCCACTCGCCAGTAA
- a CDS encoding MFS transporter has product MQTTPSVRLGLKENRTQFALLVLVNAFVGGMVGMERTIFPQFAASQFHVASQTAMLSFITAFGISKAVTNYFTGRLANRFGRRNLLLAGWVLALPVPFLLMSAQMWVWVVVANVLLGMSQGLAWSSTVVMKIDLVGEKDRGLAMGLNEFAGYLAVGIVAYLTGYVADNYGITPYPFYIGIGISVTGLLFTLLWVKDTRAFVRHEATQSTAANLSHVFWETTWRNRNLSAITQAGLVNNLNDGMIWGLLPALLLQWHYPDQSIGVVTAVYPTVWGLGQLFTGKMSDVYSKKAMLFWGMLLQGLAILFLPYSQPFYWLIALASFLGAGTALVYPTFLAAIAQATHPQQRAESIGTFRLWRDLGYAFGAVISGITADFFGIEAAILLIGAVTVLSALVVQFRMQE; this is encoded by the coding sequence ATGCAAACCACGCCCTCTGTTCGTCTCGGCCTGAAAGAAAACCGCACACAGTTTGCCCTGCTGGTACTTGTAAATGCTTTTGTGGGAGGCATGGTAGGCATGGAGCGCACCATTTTTCCGCAGTTTGCCGCCTCGCAGTTTCATGTGGCATCGCAAACGGCTATGCTGTCATTTATTACTGCCTTTGGCATCAGCAAGGCTGTTACTAACTACTTCACGGGGCGTTTGGCCAACCGATTCGGGCGGCGCAACCTGCTGCTGGCAGGATGGGTGCTGGCACTGCCTGTGCCTTTTTTGCTGATGTCGGCGCAAATGTGGGTTTGGGTAGTTGTTGCCAATGTGTTGCTCGGCATGAGTCAGGGCTTGGCATGGAGCAGCACCGTTGTAATGAAAATAGACCTCGTAGGCGAAAAAGACCGCGGGCTGGCCATGGGGCTGAACGAATTTGCAGGCTATCTCGCCGTAGGAATTGTGGCCTATCTGACCGGTTATGTGGCTGATAATTACGGCATTACACCTTATCCGTTCTACATCGGCATCGGCATTTCGGTAACGGGGCTGCTTTTTACACTGCTGTGGGTGAAAGACACCCGCGCCTTTGTCCGCCATGAGGCCACACAAAGTACCGCCGCCAATCTTTCACATGTTTTCTGGGAAACGACTTGGCGCAATCGCAACCTGAGCGCAATTACACAGGCGGGATTGGTCAATAACCTTAACGACGGTATGATATGGGGGCTGCTGCCTGCATTGTTGTTGCAATGGCATTACCCCGACCAATCCATTGGCGTTGTTACGGCAGTCTATCCGACCGTATGGGGGCTTGGGCAGCTTTTTACGGGCAAAATGTCGGATGTGTACTCCAAAAAGGCTATGCTGTTTTGGGGAATGCTTTTGCAGGGGCTGGCCATTCTTTTCTTGCCTTACAGTCAGCCGTTCTATTGGCTGATAGCACTTGCCTCTTTTCTGGGAGCGGGAACGGCATTGGTGTATCCTACTTTTTTGGCCGCTATTGCGCAGGCAACCCATCCGCAGCAACGCGCCGAGAGCATCGGCACTTTCCGCCTCTGGCGCGACTTGGGCTATGCGTTTGGCGCAGTTATTTCAGGCATCACAGCAGATTTTTTTGGCATCGAGGCAGCTATTTTGCTCATCGGGGCGGTTACGGTGCTGTCTGCGCTGGTGGTTCAATTTCGGATGCAGGAGTAG